The genomic interval ATTAGAATACCGAAGTCTACTTTGTTTTCCTGAATAAGTTTTCCAAGTTTTTCGGCATAATCGGGATAATCAACACTTACGGGTGTGTTAGTACCTACATCGAGAACTTCAATGTTTTTTGAGATTAAATATTTTTTCAATTGTTCTTTGAGTTCGTAACCTGCATGATCCGAGCCAATAGCAAATTTCATTGTAACACCTCCAAATTAAGGTTCAATCAAAAATTCTTATGACTCCTATAATTTTTCCTATTACTCGTACTTCATTAGCAGAACAGATAATTGGTTCCATATTACTATTTTCAGGTTTTAATACTACTTTATTGTCTTTTAAATAAAACCTTTTTAAAGTAATTTTATCTTTATATACCACAGCAGCTATTTGTCCATTTGAAACTTTGTATTGTCTTCTTAGGATTACAAAATCTCCATCAAGTATGTGAGCATCGATCATGCTATCCCCTTCTACTTTTAATGCAAAGTAATCACCAAATCCTTTAAGCATTCTTACTGGGATTTCTATTTCTTCATCAATTATTTCAAACATTTCTATCCCTTGACCTGCAGATATTTTTCCTTTTACTGGGACGCTAATACTTTCCGGTCTCTTTACCAATGAGATCGAACGAGATTTATTAGAATTTTTCTTAATATATCCTTTTTTTTCTAGCGCAATAACGTGTATATGTGCACCTCTTGGTGTAAGTTTAAAATGTTTTGCAATATCTCTTATGGAAGGTGAGTATCCATTTTGTTGAATAAATGATGTGATAAAATCTAAAACTCTTTGTTGTTTTCTAGTGAGTTTTTGATTCATACATCAAACACCACCTTTGTGTAAAAATATGTATTTGTTTTTTCGATATTTAGGTTGTAATAAGTTAATGCCTTAAATTTTTCTCCTTCTAATCCTTTATACGAACAAAACTCGGAAATATAGACATCTGAATGTTTTCTTATATCAATGGGAAAAAATCCAAGATCTATAGCTGCAATCCAATCATTTACAACATCAAAGAGTCCATCTTCGTTCTCAGCAATTTTATATTTTTGAGTGTGTTTGATAGAACAATTGATATTTTTCGGTTTATAATTTTCTTTAATTATGTTTAATATTTCTTTCAGTATTCCTTCAAAGCTTTCTGATTTGATTTCATAAGCTACATCTGCTGTGTGATCAATTTCTTTGTACATTATTCATCACCCTTTATTACCGCAAAATCAGCTATTTCATCTCCCTCAGATAAGTTAACAAGTTTAACTCCCTTTGTGACTCTTCCCAAAATGCTAATTCCAGATACGTTTATTTTTAAAGTCATGCCGTGTTTAGTAAATATCATCATATCTTCATTACCGTTTACATATGATACACCAACAATTGTCCCTGCTTTGCCAATATCTGATATATTTTTAATTCCACTTCCTGCTCTTTTTTGAATTCTATATTGAGATACTTCTGTTCTTTTACCAAAACCAAGATTTGTTACCGTTAAAATATACTTATCGTTTCCGGTAAGCAGGGATGAACTTACTACATAATCATTTTTATGAAGTTTTATACCAGTGACCCCCATGGCTGTTCTTCCCATTGTTCTTACTTCTTTGATTGGAAATCTAATACTCATACCATTTTTGGTAGCTATGAATATTGTTTGTTGTTCGTTTTCAATTTTTAATACTGATACCAGTGAATCATTTTTATCAAAAGTTATTGCACGCATTCCCCTTGAATTTATATTTTTAAATTCTGAAAGTTTTGTTCTTTTCACTTTACCAAATTTCGTTACAAAAAATAATTCACCTTCGAAATTATCGACAGAAAGCATAGTTAAGATTTTTTCTTTTTCATCAATATTTATATATCTTGCAATTTGTTTTCCTTTACTTGTTCTAGAATTTTTTTCAATTTCATAGTTGTTAAGTATGTATACTTTTCCTAAAGAGGTAAAAAAGAGAGTTTTTCCATGAAGATGGGTATAAATTACTTCCATTATTACGTCATCGTTCATTAGAGAACCACCTGTTACTCCTTTTCCTCCTCTTTTTTGAGTTCTAAATTCACTTAAATCCATCATCTTAAGATATCCTTTTTTGGTAAGACTTATAACAACTTCTTTATCAGGTATTAATTCTAATTGATTAAACTCCGTAGTTGCCTCTTCTTTAGAAAGAATGACAGTTTTTCTATCATCTCCAAACTTATTCTTTATTTCTGTCAATTCTTCGATAATTTTTTCATATACTTTTTGATCGTATTCTATGAGTTCTTTTTCTATTTTCATTTTTTGAATCATATCTTCATATTCTTTTATTAGATTAGACAATTCTAGCTTTGTTAATTTTCCTAATCTTAAATCTACGATTGCTTTTGCTTGTTCTTTAGTAAATTGAAACATTTCGATTAGTTCTTTGATAGCACTATTTTGATCTTCACTACTTCTAATTACTGATATAATTGTATCTATTGATCTGGAAGCTTTTATTAGTCCCTCTAAAATATGAGCCCTTTTTGAATATTGCTTATAATAAAATTGTGCTCTTCTTCTTACGACTTCAAATCTGTGTTGTATAAATGCCCACATTAACTCTTTCAAGCTCATTAAAGTAGGTCTTTTATCTTTGTCAATAACTAAAAGTTGAGCATGAAACGATGTTTGTAATTGAGTGTGTTTGTATAAGTTGTTAATTATTATTTCTTCGTTTGTATCTGAAGGAATTTCAATTACGATTCTTAATCCTTCTTTATCTGATTCGTCACGAATATCTTTTATGGGAAGGTTGGACCTTTCCGCATATTCAACAATTTTTTTAATAAGATCTGCTTTGCTGACAGA from Thermosipho atlanticus DSM 15807 carries:
- the gyrA gene encoding DNA gyrase subunit A encodes the protein MEIYRSLEEELKESYLSYSMSVIIGRAIPDVRDGLKPVQRRILYSMYELGVNHNKPFKKSARIVGEVMGKYHPHGDAAIYDTLVRMAQDWSMRYKLVEGQGNFGSIDRDPPAAMRYTEARLHRIAEELLEDIDKDTVNMMDNFDGSLKEPEVLPAKFPNLLANGSSGIAVGMTTNIPPHNIKELVDGLIALIKNPDISIEELITYIPGPDFPTGGEIIGKSGIREMYATGKGSFIVRGKVNVEEKKRKKSIVITEIPYSVSKADLIKKIVEYAERSNLPIKDIRDESDKEGLRIVIEIPSDTNEEIIINNLYKHTQLQTSFHAQLLVIDKDKRPTLMSLKELMWAFIQHRFEVVRRRAQFYYKQYSKRAHILEGLIKASRSIDTIISVIRSSEDQNSAIKELIEMFQFTKEQAKAIVDLRLGKLTKLELSNLIKEYEDMIQKMKIEKELIEYDQKVYEKIIEELTEIKNKFGDDRKTVILSKEEATTEFNQLELIPDKEVVISLTKKGYLKMMDLSEFRTQKRGGKGVTGGSLMNDDVIMEVIYTHLHGKTLFFTSLGKVYILNNYEIEKNSRTSKGKQIARYINIDEKEKILTMLSVDNFEGELFFVTKFGKVKRTKLSEFKNINSRGMRAITFDKNDSLVSVLKIENEQQTIFIATKNGMSIRFPIKEVRTMGRTAMGVTGIKLHKNDYVVSSSLLTGNDKYILTVTNLGFGKRTEVSQYRIQKRAGSGIKNISDIGKAGTIVGVSYVNGNEDMMIFTKHGMTLKINVSGISILGRVTKGVKLVNLSEGDEIADFAVIKGDE
- a CDS encoding archease, yielding MYKEIDHTADVAYEIKSESFEGILKEILNIIKENYKPKNINCSIKHTQKYKIAENEDGLFDVVNDWIAAIDLGFFPIDIRKHSDVYISEFCSYKGLEGEKFKALTYYNLNIEKTNTYFYTKVVFDV
- the lexA gene encoding transcriptional repressor LexA, with product MNQKLTRKQQRVLDFITSFIQQNGYSPSIRDIAKHFKLTPRGAHIHVIALEKKGYIKKNSNKSRSISLVKRPESISVPVKGKISAGQGIEMFEIIDEEIEIPVRMLKGFGDYFALKVEGDSMIDAHILDGDFVILRRQYKVSNGQIAAVVYKDKITLKRFYLKDNKVVLKPENSNMEPIICSANEVRVIGKIIGVIRIFD